A window from Felis catus isolate Fca126 chromosome B1, F.catus_Fca126_mat1.0, whole genome shotgun sequence encodes these proteins:
- the LOC111560177 gene encoding growth-regulated alpha protein-like — protein MARTAPRAPRLLGAALLLLLLVPAARSAAGAPVVTELRCQCLQTVQGIHLKNIQSVKVTQSGPHCAHTEVIATLKNGHEACLNPEAPMVKRIIEKMLSKGSTN, from the exons ATGGCCCGCACCGCGCCCCGCGCTCCCCGGCTCCTCGGCGCCGCGCTGCTGCTCCTGCTCCTGGTCCCCGCCGCCCGGAGCGCCGCAG GGGCGCCCGTCGTCACCGAGCTGCGCTGCCAGTGCCTGCAGACCGTGCAGGGCATTCACCTCAAGAACATCCAGAGCGTCAAGGTGACGCAGTCGGGCCCCCACTGCGCCCACACCGAAGTCAT AGCCACTCTCAAGAACGGACACGAAGCCTGTCTCAACCCCGAAGCCCCCATGGTCAAGAGAATCATCGAAAAGATGCTAAGCAA GGGCAGCACCAACTGA